In Chitinivibrionales bacterium, the sequence ATACTCAAAAAGAGGCCTATATCCAGAAGCCGCCCGATTACAACGGAAACAGCCCCGCCGATGATTGCCGAAACAATCGATAAAGCGAGGGACTTCGATTCGATTTTCATACAACACCAAATTCCTTGTGAATGTTATTTTTATTGGACTACAAAGATCCATTCATAATCATTGTCCGTCTTTATCCGTACTCCCCATTCGTTGTCGTCGGCAGGTGCCTGACAATCGATTATCCGGGTCGTATCGAGATCGGTAATTTTCATCATATCGATATATCCGGATGGTCGTGGTGGCGGCGATAAGGTAAAGTGGTACAGTCGCACCGATAAAACAGACAATTATTTTTTGAGCAGATCGCATAATTCCGTCCAGGATACCAGTTCGATTTCAGGCTGCATTTCATCTGTAATTGTTCGCCGGGGATTATACCATACCCCGGTCATTCCGGCGCTACTACTCCCCCAAACATCAAGTAGGATCCTGTCGCCGATATACCAGATTTCCTCGTAGGACATATCGAGCCTGGTTGCGGCAAGAGCAAAGATCAGGGGGTGAGGCTTGCGGATACCGATATCGGCACTCGATATAACAAATTCGAAGTAGTGGTGAAGGTGATGCTGTTGCAGTATCCAGCTCAGAGCATTGCTACTGAAAATCGAATTACTGACAACCCCGCATCGTATCCCCATTCCGCAAAGACGGTCCAGCATTGTTTCTACACCCTGGGCAGGACTCATTTTCGAAGCGGCGTTCCAATAGGCGATCTCGGCATCAGGAATATTGGACGGCAATTCCAGATTGAATAATCCCAGAAGCAGCCGATGAAAGGTTGCCCACGATATTTCGATTAACGATTCTTTCCTTCGCGGAGCA encodes:
- a CDS encoding HAD-IA family hydrolase encodes the protein MVLKLKQSLPRGVLFDLGNTLLFEEYYRPVDGGAALLEMIPHSPEITPERLQKEARKLVIDLAPRRKESLIEISWATFHRLLLGLFNLELPSNIPDAEIAYWNAASKMSPAQGVETMLDRLCGMGIRCGVVSNSIFSSNALSWILQQHHLHHYFEFVISSADIGIRKPHPLIFALAATRLDMSYEEIWYIGDRILLDVWGSSSAGMTGVWYNPRRTITDEMQPEIELVSWTELCDLLKK